From Callospermophilus lateralis isolate mCalLat2 chromosome 5, mCalLat2.hap1, whole genome shotgun sequence, a single genomic window includes:
- the Drd1 gene encoding D(1A) dopamine receptor, whose translation MALNTSTMDGAGLAVERDFSFRILTACFLSLLILSTLLGNTLVCAAVIRFRHLRSKVTNFFVISLAVSDLLVAVLVMPWKAVAEIAGFWPFGSFCNIWVAFDIMCSTASILNLCVISVDRYWAISSPFQYERKMTPKAAFILISVAWTLSVLISFIPVQLSWHKAKPISPSDGNATFLEETEDNCDTRLSRTYAISSSLISFYIPVAIMIVTYTSIYRIAQKQIRRISALERAAVHAKNCQTTTGNGKPVECSQSESSFKMSFKRETKVLKTLSVIMGVFVCCWLPFFISNCMVPFCGSEETQPFCIDSITFDVFVWFGWANSSLNPIIYAFNADFQKAFSTLLGCYRLCPTSGNAIETVSINNNGAVVLSSHHEPRGSISKECNLVYLIPHAVGSSEDLKKEEAGGIAKPLDRLSPALSVILDYDTDVSLEKIQPTTHNGQHPT comes from the coding sequence ATGGCTCTGAACACTTCCACCATGGATGGTGCCGGGCTGGCGGTGGAGAGGGACTTCTCCTTTCGTATCCTCACAGCCTGCTTCCTGTCACTGCTCATCCTGTCCACTCTCTTGGGAAACACTCTGGTCTGTGCTGCTGTCATCAGGTTCCGACACCTGCGATCCAAGGTGACCAACTTTTTCGTCATCTCCCTAGCTGTGTCAGACCTCTTAGTGGCTGTCTTAGTGATGCCCTGGAAAGCTGTGGCTGAAATTGCTGGCTTCTGGCCCTTTGGGTCCTTCTGTAACATTTGGGTGGCCTTTGACATCATGTGCTCCACTGCCTCCATCCTCAACCTATGTGTGATCAGTGTGGACAGGTACTGGGCCATCTCCAGCCCCTTCCAGTACGAGAGGAAGATGACTCCCAAGGCAGCCTTCATTCTGATCAGTGTGGCGTGGACTCTGTCTGTCCTCATCTCCTTCATCCCCGTGCAGCTCAGCTGGCACAAGGCCAAGCCCATAAGCCCCTCCGATGGCAATGCCACCTTCCTGGAAGAGACCGAGGACAACTGTGACACCAGATTGAGCAGGACATATGCCATTTCATCCTCCCTGATAAGCTTTTACATCCCGGTAGCCATCATGATTGTCACCTACACCAGTATCTACAGGATTGCTCAGAAACAAATACGGCGCATCTCAGCCTTGGAGAGGGCAGCGGTCCACGCCAAGAACTGCCAGACCACCACGGGGAATGGGAAGCCTGTCGAGTGTTCTCAATCAGAAAGCTCCTTTAAGATGTCCTTCAAGAGAGAGACTAAGGTCCTGAAGACCCTGTCCGTGATCATGGGGGTGTTCGTCTGCTGCTGGCTCCCCTTCTTCATCTCAAATTGCATGGTGCCCTTCTGTGGGTCTGAGGAGACCCAGCCCTTCTGCATCGACTCCATCACCTTTGATGTGTTCGTGTGGTTTGGGTGGGCTAATTCCTCCCTGAACCCCATCATTTATGCCTTTAATGCTGATTTTCAGAAGGCATTCTCCACTCTCTTAGGATGCTACAGACTGTGCCCTACATCGGGTAATGCCATAGAGACAGTTAGCATCAATAACAACGGGGCCGTGGTGCTTTCTAGTCATCACGAACCCCGAGGCTCCATCTCCAAGGAGTGCAATCTGGTTTACCTGATCCCGCATGCTGTGGGGTCCTCTGAGGACCTGAAGAAGGAGGAGGCAGGCGGAATAGCCAAACCACTGGACAGGCTGTCCCCAGCCCTGTCAGTCATATTGGACTATGACACTGATGTCTCTCTAGAGAAGATCCAGCCCACCACACACAATGGACAGCATCCAACCTGA